A part of Paenibacillus donghaensis genomic DNA contains:
- a CDS encoding NADP-dependent oxidoreductase, which produces MSMNRKIILDSRPQGMPEPRNFAFQEEPATAPAAGEVLVKTLYVSVDPYMRGRMNAGKSYAKPYEVGGVMGGGAVGQVVESAADSFSKGDIVSGGWGWQTLAVVGAASLRPIDRELAPISTALGVLGMTGLTAYFGLLAIGDPQPGETVVVSGAGGAVGMIVAQLAKIKGARVVGISGSELKNSYLKQELGVDAVVNYKTDELEEALEAACPDGVDVYFDNVGGEISDAVLRRINKNARIPICGQISLYNLKQSDQGPRVQSILLTNTALMKGFLVGDYAKDSPQALKELAGWLQEGKLKHAENIIEGFERIPEAFLGLFSGDNLGKQLVKVAEVE; this is translated from the coding sequence ATGTCAATGAACCGTAAAATTATTTTGGACTCCAGACCGCAGGGAATGCCGGAACCCCGGAATTTCGCATTTCAAGAAGAACCGGCGACTGCTCCGGCGGCAGGTGAGGTGCTGGTGAAGACATTGTATGTTTCTGTAGATCCCTATATGCGCGGGCGGATGAACGCCGGTAAATCCTATGCCAAGCCTTATGAAGTAGGCGGAGTTATGGGCGGAGGAGCCGTCGGACAGGTGGTCGAATCTGCTGCTGATTCTTTCTCCAAGGGAGATATCGTCAGCGGTGGCTGGGGCTGGCAGACCCTGGCGGTAGTTGGGGCCGCTTCACTGCGCCCCATAGACCGTGAACTTGCGCCTATTTCAACGGCTCTGGGCGTGCTTGGCATGACCGGGCTGACCGCGTATTTCGGATTGCTTGCTATCGGGGACCCGCAGCCGGGAGAAACCGTGGTAGTATCCGGCGCGGGCGGCGCAGTTGGCATGATTGTAGCCCAACTGGCCAAGATCAAGGGCGCGCGTGTTGTGGGTATCTCCGGCTCCGAGCTGAAGAACAGCTATCTGAAGCAGGAGTTGGGTGTGGATGCAGTCGTCAATTATAAGACGGATGAGCTGGAGGAGGCGTTGGAAGCGGCCTGCCCGGACGGAGTGGATGTGTATTTCGATAATGTCGGCGGCGAGATCTCCGATGCAGTCCTGCGGAGGATCAACAAAAATGCCCGTATCCCCATCTGCGGCCAAATTTCGCTCTACAACCTGAAGCAGTCTGATCAAGGTCCAAGGGTGCAAAGTATTTTGTTAACCAATACAGCCCTGATGAAGGGATTTCTGGTAGGCGATTATGCCAAGGACTCTCCGCAAGCGCTGAAGGAGCTGGCCGGCTGGTTGCAGGAAGGCAAGCTGAAGCATGCCGAGAATATCATTGAAGGATTTGAGCGGATTCCGGAGGCTTTTCTTGGTTTGTTCAGCGGTGATAATCTTGGCAAACAGCTGGTGAAGGTAGCGGAAGTGGAATAG
- a CDS encoding CcdC family protein: MGNINPSLLHIGSTVGAVFMALMVIFIRLKASARPVTIRKIWIPPLGMSTGFAMFVVPEVRFPLWWAALAFLVGWFIFAYPLIRSTKFEHKDGHVYAQRSKSFAFILLGLLLVRTLLHEVINRYVSVPQSGGLFFILAFGMIVHWRWFMYKRYTAMVPPQAPLPQPRT, encoded by the coding sequence ATGGGTAACATCAACCCCTCGTTATTGCATATCGGCTCCACTGTGGGAGCGGTGTTTATGGCACTGATGGTGATTTTTATCCGCCTGAAAGCAAGTGCCCGTCCCGTAACTATCCGCAAAATCTGGATTCCGCCGTTAGGCATGTCCACCGGCTTCGCCATGTTTGTGGTTCCCGAGGTCCGTTTTCCACTTTGGTGGGCCGCCCTGGCTTTCCTTGTAGGCTGGTTTATTTTTGCATATCCGCTGATCCGCAGTACCAAGTTTGAACACAAAGACGGACATGTCTATGCCCAGCGCTCCAAAAGCTTCGCTTTTATCCTGCTTGGACTGCTCCTGGTGCGCACGCTGCTGCATGAGGTCATCAACCGTTATGTGTCGGTGCCGCAATCCGGCGGTCTGTTCTTCATTCTGGCCTTCGGGATGATTGTACACTGGAGATGGTTTATGTATAAAAGATACACCGCTATGGTTCCGCCCCAGGCTCCACTTCCCCAGCCCCGGACTTAA
- a CDS encoding LytR/AlgR family response regulator transcription factor yields MFQVAVCDDKKEEHAHLEQFFMQLTKSTPFTFHTYYFSCGEELLLHYKKHDKFPFHFLILGIEMKGINGIETAKKIRSLPDRDVQIIFLSSCPKYMMDSFDVQTFQYLIRPVSFELFKTKIVKLCNYIITSVNKFLTIKVEGEYIVLRTFDIIAIVKIKHSLIKNKLKIITAKHQYIITGILLEYANKLEYPFLLIHRSVIVNLEHIRNFTAVSVFMSNEDQFPIGRSHSKNVKDTYARYMLTQFKERG; encoded by the coding sequence TTGTTCCAAGTAGCCGTTTGTGACGATAAAAAAGAAGAACATGCGCATTTAGAGCAGTTCTTCATGCAACTCACGAAAAGCACGCCCTTTACCTTTCATACCTATTACTTTTCTTGCGGAGAAGAATTGCTTCTGCATTACAAGAAGCATGACAAATTTCCATTTCATTTTCTCATTCTAGGCATAGAAATGAAAGGAATCAACGGAATAGAAACCGCAAAAAAGATTCGTTCTCTTCCTGATCGGGACGTGCAAATTATTTTTTTGAGCAGTTGCCCTAAATACATGATGGACAGCTTTGACGTTCAAACTTTTCAGTATCTTATTAGGCCCGTTTCCTTTGAATTGTTTAAGACGAAAATAGTGAAACTTTGCAATTATATCATTACATCTGTTAATAAATTTTTAACCATTAAAGTAGAAGGAGAATATATCGTTTTAAGAACTTTTGATATCATTGCTATTGTAAAAATCAAGCATTCTTTGATCAAGAACAAGCTTAAAATCATTACAGCAAAGCATCAATATATTATTACTGGTATACTCCTCGAGTATGCGAACAAGTTGGAGTACCCGTTCTTGCTTATTCACCGTTCAGTCATCGTTAACTTGGAGCATATTCGCAATTTTACCGCTGTCTCTGTATTTATGTCCAATGAAGATCAGTTTCCAATTGGAAGATCCCATTCAAAGAATGTTAAGGATACCTATGCCCGTTATATGCTTACACAATTCAAGGAAAGAGGCTAA
- a CDS encoding ABC transporter ATP-binding protein, whose translation MSDLAIIKKMLMLFKPYKKSMLIVFSCLIVSTILNLLIPLLVKSIFDEGLIKQNFQTVFLCSLIIFSITLIDRIIDIVKENLRSNVKAKITNAINMKVYHHIHKMKIAYFNKISSTEITNNVRVDIENITKIADNSIFYAFSQVLSIAGGIVGLFIINWKLAMLVLMFIPFKFFIVKIFAKIRKNYAKLFLDQYSELSRLYDEIINGIREIKIFGIFKMKKNEFESELSKLTNTEKKTSVLSSWNNASELIMMQLITVLIYIIGARMTFNSELTVGSIVAFVTYISYVTIPISAIINIGYLFSGIIPSAKRLFNFFQLPIEECTLNPKIENIKNKSILFHNVYYSHDGRQPTLENITFSILEGEKVAVMGTNGSGKTTLLDLILRFHKPDKGTITLGGVDIGDYDIDTYRSFFALVSQRFSLFNKSIKENICLHSDFSEESINKLLEDVQLPEFIDYFNMKIGTNGAELSGGQRQKLALARAISHDKHIYIFDETTSNLDVISEINFANLINERLGEKTIIIVTHKPEILKYMDKIIVIENGEILQVGTYKDLMNNNKLQMNVFSVS comes from the coding sequence ATGAGTGATCTGGCTATCATAAAGAAAATGTTGATGTTATTTAAACCTTACAAGAAATCAATGCTAATTGTATTTTCTTGTTTGATTGTATCTACTATTCTGAATTTGTTAATACCTTTACTCGTCAAATCTATCTTCGATGAAGGACTCATTAAACAAAATTTTCAAACGGTTTTTTTATGTTCGTTAATAATTTTTTCAATCACTCTTATTGATAGAATTATAGATATAGTAAAGGAAAATCTACGGTCCAATGTAAAAGCAAAGATTACAAATGCAATTAATATGAAAGTATATCACCATATCCATAAGATGAAGATAGCTTATTTCAATAAGATTAGTAGCACTGAAATCACTAATAATGTAAGAGTTGATATAGAAAATATCACTAAGATAGCAGATAATAGCATATTCTACGCTTTTTCTCAAGTTTTGAGTATTGCAGGAGGAATCGTAGGTTTATTTATAATCAATTGGAAATTAGCTATGCTGGTGCTAATGTTTATACCGTTTAAATTCTTTATTGTGAAAATTTTCGCAAAGATTCGTAAAAATTATGCTAAATTATTTTTGGATCAATATAGTGAACTTTCACGTTTGTATGATGAAATAATTAATGGAATAAGAGAAATTAAAATATTTGGTATTTTTAAAATGAAAAAAAATGAATTTGAAAGTGAGCTAAGTAAATTAACTAATACTGAAAAGAAAACATCCGTATTAAGTTCTTGGAACAATGCATCAGAGCTTATTATGATGCAACTGATAACTGTGCTTATATATATTATTGGCGCACGAATGACATTCAATTCAGAATTAACAGTAGGAAGCATTGTGGCTTTTGTAACTTATATTTCTTATGTGACCATTCCTATATCTGCAATAATTAATATAGGCTATTTGTTCTCTGGTATAATTCCTTCTGCGAAGCGTTTATTTAATTTTTTTCAATTGCCAATAGAAGAATGTACACTGAACCCAAAAATCGAAAATATAAAAAATAAGTCTATATTGTTCCATAATGTCTATTATTCTCATGATGGACGGCAACCTACTTTGGAAAATATAACATTTAGTATATTAGAAGGAGAAAAAGTTGCGGTTATGGGTACAAACGGATCTGGAAAAACAACACTTCTGGATTTAATTCTTAGATTTCACAAACCCGATAAAGGCACCATTACATTGGGGGGAGTGGATATAGGAGATTATGATATTGATACTTACCGTAGTTTTTTTGCTTTGGTAAGTCAACGGTTTTCTTTATTCAATAAGAGTATTAAAGAAAATATTTGTTTACATTCTGACTTTTCAGAAGAAAGTATAAACAAATTACTTGAGGATGTTCAATTACCTGAATTTATTGATTATTTTAATATGAAAATAGGAACTAATGGAGCTGAATTATCAGGAGGTCAGCGACAAAAACTAGCCTTAGCGAGAGCTATATCCCACGATAAACATATATATATATTTGATGAAACTACATCTAATTTAGATGTTATATCAGAAATTAATTTTGCGAATCTAATTAATGAGAGACTTGGAGAAAAAACAATAATAATAGTGACGCATAAACCTGAAATTCTTAAATATATGGATAAAATAATCGTGATTGAGAATGGAGAGATTCTTCAGGTAGGAACTTATAAAGATTTAATGAACAACAATAAACTTCAAATGAATGTTTTCTCGGTAAGTTAA
- a CDS encoding CLI_3235 family bacteriocin precursor, which yields MKKLGKKLVSNKMTLEACAAACNCYGLCPSPGNYQISYYQQFAESLS from the coding sequence ATGAAAAAACTTGGTAAAAAATTGGTATCGAACAAGATGACACTTGAGGCTTGTGCAGCTGCATGTAATTGTTACGGTTTGTGCCCGTCTCCTGGTAATTATCAAATTTCTTACTACCAACAATTTGCAGAGAGTCTTAGCTAA
- the ccpM gene encoding Cys-rich peptide radical SAM maturase CcpM, with protein sequence MLDNLEKPFIHLFSLSDEFYMYDVNTNKIVCISKEVYDYLNEEADCLTNEVYDIISSLKKQGFLLTNRMKRIEHPFTEKVEYYLQSKLQMLSLQVTQNCNLRCDYCAYSGNYTNRSHQNINMSFDSAKKAVDFFIDRSGETNQLGIGFYGGEPLLQFSLIKKTVSYILENYPEREYVFTITTNGTVMPPEAIAFLDNHNFGVMISLDGYKENHDKNRKFNSNGVGSFDTIIKNLKIIKDKYSKLYKNLTFSVVLDADSDFSKCNEFFINNEFVKDSILSVASVSNNYIKEEKENTSNRLELERYELFKYLLVKMNRLKIGSYSKLIWQYDSQLEKFCAEMAKPSDTVPENGHHSGPCIPGAHRLFVNVNGDFFPCEKVSECSEVCGIGNIENGFDIEKVKSILNIGKLTEDECKNCWAYRYCMLCLVHSDGMDKLSSKKKLSYCDNVRNSAEEKMKEYCFLKKMNSDKYEEVAR encoded by the coding sequence ATGCTTGATAATTTAGAAAAACCATTTATACATCTATTTTCGCTAAGTGATGAATTTTATATGTATGATGTAAACACTAATAAGATAGTTTGCATTTCTAAAGAGGTATATGATTATTTGAATGAAGAAGCTGATTGTCTAACAAACGAAGTATACGACATTATATCTTCTCTAAAAAAGCAAGGTTTCTTATTAACGAATAGAATGAAAAGGATTGAGCATCCCTTTACTGAAAAAGTAGAATACTACCTTCAAAGTAAGCTTCAAATGTTATCTCTTCAGGTTACGCAAAATTGTAATTTGAGATGTGATTATTGTGCTTACTCTGGAAATTATACCAATAGATCTCATCAAAACATTAATATGTCATTTGATTCAGCAAAAAAAGCAGTGGATTTTTTCATTGATAGAAGCGGTGAAACAAATCAGTTAGGAATAGGTTTTTATGGAGGAGAACCGTTACTTCAATTTAGCCTAATAAAAAAAACCGTTTCTTATATTCTTGAGAACTATCCTGAAAGAGAATATGTTTTCACTATAACGACTAATGGTACAGTCATGCCTCCTGAAGCTATTGCCTTTTTAGACAATCATAATTTTGGAGTAATGATAAGTTTAGATGGTTATAAGGAAAACCATGATAAAAATAGGAAGTTTAATAGTAATGGTGTGGGGAGTTTCGATACTATAATCAAAAATTTAAAGATCATAAAAGATAAATACAGCAAATTATATAAAAACCTAACTTTTAGTGTTGTTTTAGATGCTGATTCTGATTTTTCAAAATGCAATGAATTTTTTATAAATAACGAATTTGTTAAAGACTCAATATTATCAGTTGCTAGTGTTAGTAACAATTATATAAAAGAAGAAAAGGAAAATACAAGTAATCGTCTCGAATTGGAGAGATATGAGTTATTCAAATACTTATTAGTGAAAATGAACAGATTAAAGATCGGATCATATTCAAAGTTAATTTGGCAGTATGATTCGCAGCTTGAGAAATTCTGTGCAGAAATGGCTAAACCATCTGATACAGTTCCCGAGAATGGGCATCATTCAGGTCCTTGTATCCCAGGAGCACACAGACTGTTTGTCAATGTTAATGGCGATTTCTTCCCTTGTGAAAAAGTTAGTGAATGTTCTGAAGTTTGCGGAATTGGAAATATTGAGAATGGATTCGATATAGAAAAAGTGAAAAGTATTTTAAATATAGGAAAATTAACAGAAGATGAATGCAAAAATTGCTGGGCCTATAGATACTGCATGTTGTGTCTAGTCCATTCGGATGGAATGGATAAACTCTCTTCAAAAAAGAAACTTTCGTATTGTGATAATGTTAGAAACAGTGCTGAGGAAAAAATGAAGGAGTACTGTTTTTTGAAAAAAATGAATTCTGATAAGTACGAGGAGGTAGCGAGATGA
- a CDS encoding TIGR04066 family peptide maturation system protein encodes MNNKKVAIYPFDIESAPLVRYKEYLRSYDLMGVFSPRGWGINKDISMVDGGEKGLTIETDLINSVINYDTLIINQPCRTLDFNKNVLPLIISKIQEKKEIILNWYENESFIKELCERLSVPCSVMSYDRNLFVNHNKLMDITVPIVFVCGFTEMANKFFTQLTLREYFTKEGYNISQIGTKKYSELFGFKSFPAFMFESISDSEKIILFNNYVKQIEIEERPDLIIIGIPGSVIPFNNRYNYHFGSFANIISHSIEADAIIANILYGDYNQKIFDLKRNIMKYKYGWNVDCFSMSNFYVDLTSTLPDGELQFSKVGSELLDGKIESTLKSVNNINIFNSLNDTHKFTMCKMIEDKLLSYGTTRIM; translated from the coding sequence ATGAATAATAAGAAGGTTGCAATATACCCTTTTGATATAGAAAGCGCTCCTCTTGTTAGATATAAAGAATATCTTAGAAGTTATGACCTTATGGGAGTCTTTTCACCAAGAGGCTGGGGAATCAACAAGGATATAAGTATGGTGGACGGTGGGGAAAAAGGGTTGACAATAGAAACAGATCTAATAAATAGTGTTATCAACTATGATACGCTTATTATTAATCAGCCTTGTCGAACACTAGACTTTAATAAAAATGTACTTCCGTTAATCATCTCTAAAATACAAGAAAAAAAGGAAATAATTTTGAACTGGTATGAAAACGAAAGTTTCATAAAAGAGTTGTGTGAGAGATTGTCTGTTCCTTGTTCTGTTATGTCTTATGATAGGAACTTGTTTGTGAACCATAATAAATTGATGGATATTACAGTTCCAATTGTGTTCGTATGTGGATTCACTGAAATGGCAAATAAATTTTTTACGCAACTTACTTTAAGGGAATATTTTACAAAAGAAGGATATAATATTAGTCAAATTGGAACTAAAAAATACTCGGAATTGTTTGGTTTTAAATCGTTTCCAGCTTTCATGTTTGAAAGCATTTCAGATAGTGAAAAAATTATTTTATTTAATAATTATGTTAAACAAATAGAAATAGAAGAAAGACCAGATCTTATTATTATTGGCATTCCAGGATCTGTAATACCATTCAACAATAGATATAACTATCATTTCGGGAGTTTTGCTAACATTATATCGCATTCTATTGAAGCTGACGCAATCATTGCAAACATATTGTATGGCGATTATAACCAGAAAATATTTGATTTAAAAAGAAATATTATGAAGTATAAGTATGGATGGAACGTCGACTGTTTCAGTATGTCCAATTTTTATGTTGATTTAACATCTACTCTGCCGGATGGGGAATTGCAGTTTTCTAAAGTTGGAAGTGAACTATTGGATGGGAAAATTGAAAGTACACTTAAGAGTGTGAATAATATTAATATATTCAACTCTCTAAATGATACTCATAAATTTACTATGTGTAAAATGATTGAAGATAAATTGCTTTCTTATGGAACTACTAGAATTATGTAA
- a CDS encoding S8 family serine peptidase, which produces MKILSVAIIDDGISGDIFDNKLAHNIEINKFCEIILCKKENQVVNTHGTICAAILCKYTNSVCISSVKILENGRGDVEQLCTSLEWCEDNDIDVINISLGSCNFLDYYKLRNIINRLARKNILIVCSAHNNNLLTYPASFSNVIGVKCDSNGLLKEGECIENHDLCAGVDLIAFAKHEIKGFKIQKNFNSFATPLVTARASDILYQRRNLSVEEIKNKLRYQSHQLKHPHLNSYRIPDWINKAFIFVVDSLSVYSTFFYFDVIGELYINHEALVSYVENVLISDISQEIDTLIIFSKLQIEINLFNSINQLCGKHNTNVVYIDILGNKESKSIVEKNIKVWDKSVIYRIIDMEVINKENISVPQVLISFSNNYEMYEILCLMKNFFSQSMYNAFVACDQAVAFLYDLEYVPVNMKKIKETVSYLGKMIVEKNSDIFIFGLIAEKEFILNKLRTQLNTDVFIKVEKYYDSRVKISVNKNKTKDRIFLIDSITAENVYGIFEFLVETLK; this is translated from the coding sequence ATGAAAATACTTTCTGTGGCAATTATTGATGATGGAATATCAGGAGACATATTTGATAATAAGTTGGCACATAACATTGAAATAAATAAGTTCTGCGAGATTATATTATGTAAGAAAGAGAACCAAGTAGTGAATACTCACGGTACAATCTGCGCTGCAATTCTATGTAAGTATACAAATTCCGTTTGTATAAGCAGTGTGAAAATACTAGAGAATGGAAGAGGGGATGTAGAACAATTATGTACATCTCTAGAATGGTGTGAAGATAACGATATTGACGTAATCAATATCAGTTTAGGTAGCTGCAATTTCTTGGATTATTACAAATTAAGAAATATTATTAACCGTTTAGCCAGGAAAAATATATTAATAGTTTGTTCAGCGCATAATAATAATCTCCTGACCTATCCGGCTTCATTTTCTAATGTTATTGGAGTGAAATGTGACTCTAATGGATTATTAAAAGAAGGAGAATGTATAGAAAATCACGATTTATGTGCAGGTGTAGATTTAATTGCATTTGCAAAACATGAAATAAAAGGATTTAAGATTCAAAAGAACTTCAATAGTTTTGCGACGCCATTAGTTACAGCCCGGGCAAGTGATATCCTATATCAAAGGCGAAATCTTTCCGTCGAAGAGATAAAGAATAAATTACGCTACCAAAGCCATCAATTAAAACATCCTCATTTAAATAGTTACAGAATACCTGATTGGATAAATAAAGCATTTATTTTTGTTGTTGATAGTTTATCTGTTTATTCCACATTTTTTTATTTTGATGTTATTGGTGAATTATATATAAACCATGAGGCGCTAGTCTCCTATGTCGAAAATGTGTTGATTTCAGATATTAGCCAAGAAATAGATACCCTTATTATTTTTAGTAAACTCCAGATTGAAATAAACCTGTTTAATTCTATAAATCAACTTTGTGGGAAGCACAACACTAATGTTGTTTATATTGATATCTTAGGGAACAAGGAATCAAAGAGTATAGTTGAAAAAAATATTAAGGTATGGGATAAAAGCGTGATTTATCGAATTATAGATATGGAAGTAATAAACAAAGAGAATATCTCTGTTCCTCAAGTTCTAATATCTTTTTCAAATAATTATGAAATGTATGAAATTTTATGCTTAATGAAAAATTTTTTTTCCCAGAGTATGTATAATGCATTTGTAGCATGTGACCAGGCCGTTGCATTTCTATATGATCTTGAATACGTTCCAGTTAATATGAAAAAAATTAAAGAAACCGTCTCATATTTAGGTAAAATGATCGTAGAAAAGAACTCTGATATTTTTATATTTGGTCTTATAGCAGAAAAGGAATTTATATTGAATAAACTTAGAACACAATTAAATACTGATGTTTTTATAAAGGTTGAGAAGTATTATGATAGCAGGGTGAAAATTTCTGTGAATAAAAACAAAACTAAAGATCGTATATTTTTAATAGATTCAATAACTGCTGAAAATGTATATGGAATTTTTGAGTTTTTAGTGGAGACATTGAAATAG
- a CDS encoding GlsB/YeaQ/YmgE family stress response membrane protein yields MSLLWMLIVGGVIGWLAGLIMGRDIPGGVIGNIIAGILGSWLGGMLLGSWGPKVSDFYVFPSLVGAIVLIFIVSLILRSVGGRSRS; encoded by the coding sequence ATGAGTTTATTATGGATGTTGATTGTTGGAGGAGTTATTGGTTGGTTGGCTGGTCTGATTATGGGAAGAGACATTCCCGGAGGCGTAATCGGCAACATTATAGCCGGTATTCTGGGCTCTTGGCTCGGCGGCATGCTGCTGGGAAGCTGGGGACCGAAGGTAAGTGACTTCTACGTCTTCCCTTCACTCGTAGGTGCCATCGTGCTGATCTTCATCGTCAGCCTGATCCTTCGTTCGGTTGGCGGACGCAGCCGCTCTTAA
- a CDS encoding lactonase family protein, whose amino-acid sequence MQHPDEVLFYTGTYSPEDKKGIQLCALKVPSGEMRILDGTVGIENPSYLAMNGEGSVLYAVSEQEEGQVYAYAIDPGTKALRMLGSRPTDGAAPCYVSISPREDYLFVSNYSGANVNVFPVQADGSLGEMSAQVRHEGSGTREDRQEAPHPHSVIPDSTGEHVLVCDLGLDQVVIYRLEEGKLTTHREINLPPESGPRHLAVHPAGQWIYLVNELNSTVTVFANNEQSGDLKVLQHISTLPEHYTAGSDDTAADIHVSPCGRYLYASNRGHDSIVLFLIDQETGLLTAEDWQSTGGRTPRNFSIIKGMLLAANQNSGNIISFSIDPDSGRLIPTGNELELASPVCITAL is encoded by the coding sequence ATGCAACATCCTGATGAAGTATTGTTCTATACAGGAACCTACAGCCCGGAAGACAAGAAGGGAATCCAGCTATGCGCCTTGAAGGTTCCTTCAGGAGAAATGAGGATACTGGATGGAACAGTGGGCATTGAGAATCCGTCGTATCTGGCCATGAATGGTGAAGGAAGTGTGCTGTATGCAGTCAGCGAGCAGGAGGAGGGGCAGGTGTATGCCTACGCCATTGACCCTGGAACCAAGGCGCTGAGGATGCTGGGAAGCCGCCCGACGGATGGCGCTGCCCCCTGTTATGTTTCGATCAGCCCACGGGAGGATTACCTGTTCGTCTCCAATTATTCCGGAGCGAATGTGAATGTGTTTCCGGTCCAAGCGGACGGCTCCCTTGGGGAAATGTCTGCACAGGTCCGGCATGAAGGCTCGGGAACACGGGAGGACCGCCAGGAGGCTCCGCATCCGCATTCCGTCATCCCGGACAGCACAGGAGAACATGTGCTTGTCTGTGATCTGGGCCTCGACCAGGTAGTGATTTATCGGCTGGAGGAGGGCAAGCTGACGACGCACCGTGAGATCAATCTTCCGCCAGAATCCGGCCCGCGCCATCTGGCTGTGCATCCCGCAGGCCAGTGGATCTATCTGGTCAATGAGCTGAACAGCACGGTTACCGTTTTTGCCAATAATGAGCAGTCGGGAGACCTCAAAGTTCTGCAGCATATCTCTACGCTTCCTGAGCACTATACCGCGGGTAGCGATGATACAGCCGCGGATATCCATGTATCGCCTTGTGGACGTTATCTCTATGCCTCCAACCGTGGCCATGACAGCATTGTTCTGTTCCTGATCGATCAGGAAACAGGGCTGTTGACAGCCGAGGATTGGCAGAGTACCGGAGGCCGGACCCCGCGCAATTTCTCTATAATCAAGGGGATGCTGCTGGCCGCCAATCAGAACAGCGGGAATATTATCTCCTTCAGCATTGACCCGGATAGCGGCAGGCTGATTCCTACTGGCAATGAGCTGGAGCTTGCTTCACCGGTCTGCATTACAGCGCTGTAG